The Brachyspira hyodysenteriae ATCC 27164 genome includes a window with the following:
- a CDS encoding 2-oxoacid:acceptor oxidoreductase family protein, which translates to MKLPKVNDLGFFEIRLESIGGMGANSAGKMLAEVGVLTQGFYGAAFSSYGSEKKGSPVKSFVRFSDTEVRVNSTVEEPHVVAVFHMNLLKNPMTLAGVKEDAIVIFNTNKTPDEARDFAKLHGGKVVCVDAIKIANDLKLPSQAANTIIMGAMVNQLDFIDSAKFEEQIRKQFSGKKPELVEPNVEAFRRGGSDSVVKDFPADGKYPYIPYKKPEPVYGKNNQLTGGYINAAGNSTLKDLQVTRTGNIPVFNPKNCIDCANCEVVCPDLCIVWERGTDRKDASKTNVMNMMGIDYQYCKGCLKCVRACPKGPYAPKQLPKEEQALRIEVEAECNVDELTYRRYKK; encoded by the coding sequence GTGAAACTCCCAAAAGTCAATGATTTAGGCTTTTTCGAGATTCGTCTCGAAAGTATAGGCGGAATGGGTGCTAATAGTGCTGGTAAAATGCTTGCAGAAGTAGGTGTTTTGACTCAAGGTTTCTATGGTGCTGCATTCTCAAGTTATGGTTCAGAAAAGAAAGGTTCACCAGTTAAATCTTTCGTAAGATTTTCTGATACAGAAGTTAGAGTTAACTCTACAGTAGAAGAGCCTCATGTTGTGGCTGTATTCCATATGAATCTTCTTAAAAACCCTATGACATTAGCTGGTGTTAAAGAAGATGCTATCGTTATTTTTAACACTAATAAAACACCTGATGAAGCAAGAGACTTTGCTAAATTACATGGTGGTAAAGTAGTTTGTGTTGATGCTATTAAAATCGCTAATGATTTAAAACTTCCTTCACAAGCAGCTAACACTATCATTATGGGTGCTATGGTTAATCAGCTTGACTTTATAGATTCTGCTAAATTTGAAGAGCAAATTAGAAAGCAATTCTCTGGTAAAAAACCAGAATTAGTAGAACCTAACGTTGAAGCTTTCAGAAGAGGCGGAAGCGACTCTGTAGTAAAAGATTTCCCTGCAGATGGTAAATATCCATATATACCTTACAAAAAACCAGAACCTGTATATGGTAAAAACAACCAATTAACAGGCGGTTATATCAATGCTGCTGGTAACTCTACTTTGAAAGATTTGCAAGTTACTCGTACAGGTAATATACCAGTATTCAATCCTAAAAACTGTATAGACTGTGCTAACTGTGAAGTTGTTTGTCCAGACCTTTGTATCGTTTGGGAAAGAGGTACTGATAGAAAAGATGCTTCTAAAACAAATGTTATGAATATGATGGGTATTGATTATCAATATTGTAAAGGCTGCTTAAAATGCGTTAGAGCTTGCCCTAAAGGACCTTATGCTCCTAAACAGCTTCCTAAAGAAGAACAAGCTTTAAGAATAGAAGTAGAAGCAGAATGTAATGTTGATGAACTTACATACAGACGTTATAAAAAATAA
- a CDS encoding 4Fe-4S dicluster domain-containing protein, which yields MAKGRVTIDREQCKGCSNCISVCPTKILYLDKENMNSWGYYPAAVTDMEKCIGCANCAMMCPDICITVERLDKEEAK from the coding sequence ATGGCTAAAGGTAGAGTTACTATTGATAGAGAACAATGTAAAGGATGTTCTAACTGCATATCTGTTTGTCCAACTAAGATACTGTATTTAGATAAAGAAAATATGAATTCTTGGGGGTATTATCCAGCAGCTGTTACTGATATGGAGAAATGTATAGGCTGTGCTAATTGTGCTATGATGTGTCCGGATATATGTATAACAGTTGAAAGGTTAGATAAAGAGGAGGCTAAATAA
- the pepT gene encoding peptidase T has protein sequence MKTYERFIKYTSFNTTSNSRNENQTPSTEGQRVFAEYLVNELKTMGIDNAYVDDKSFVYASIPASKGKENKPKLGFIAHLDTNEDAPGENIKTNIIKNYDGKDIVLNKEKNIVLSSREFNNLNKYIGNDLIVTDGTTLLGADDKAGIAEIMTMAEILMNDKSIEHGEIKIAFTPDEEIGEGIEYFDIDKFNADFAYTIDGGEIGEIEYENFNAASCKITVNGVNVHPGYSKNKMKNAILFAMEFNSMLPAEQKPQYTEKYEGFYHLSYIEGTEEKAELEYIIRDHDLEKFNQKKELIKDICDFLNKKYVDNTFIYNIKDSYFNMKEKILPHMHLIDNAKKAFNECGIKEKIVPIRGGTDGARLSFRGLPCPNLSAGGENFHSRFEYIPVQSLEKMTEVILKIVSIYSN, from the coding sequence ATGAAAACTTATGAGAGATTTATAAAATATACATCTTTTAATACTACTTCAAACAGCAGAAATGAGAATCAAACTCCAAGTACAGAAGGACAAAGAGTATTTGCTGAATATTTAGTAAATGAATTAAAAACAATGGGTATTGATAATGCTTATGTCGATGATAAATCTTTTGTATATGCATCAATACCTGCTTCTAAAGGAAAAGAGAATAAACCTAAATTGGGATTCATTGCACATCTAGATACAAATGAAGATGCACCGGGAGAAAATATAAAAACTAATATTATCAAAAATTATGACGGTAAAGATATTGTTTTAAATAAAGAAAAAAATATAGTTTTGAGCAGCAGAGAATTTAATAATTTAAATAAATATATAGGCAATGATTTAATAGTAACAGATGGAACTACTCTTTTAGGTGCTGATGATAAGGCCGGTATTGCAGAAATTATGACTATGGCTGAAATTCTAATGAATGATAAAAGTATAGAACATGGAGAAATAAAAATAGCTTTCACTCCAGATGAAGAAATAGGAGAGGGAATAGAATATTTTGATATTGATAAGTTTAATGCAGATTTTGCTTATACTATAGACGGAGGAGAGATTGGAGAAATAGAGTATGAGAATTTCAATGCTGCCTCTTGTAAGATAACAGTTAATGGTGTCAATGTACATCCAGGATATTCTAAAAATAAAATGAAGAATGCTATTTTATTTGCAATGGAATTTAATTCTATGCTTCCAGCAGAACAAAAACCTCAGTATACAGAAAAGTATGAAGGTTTTTATCATCTATCATATATAGAAGGTACTGAAGAGAAAGCAGAACTTGAATATATTATAAGAGATCATGATTTAGAGAAGTTTAATCAGAAAAAAGAATTAATAAAAGATATTTGTGATTTTCTAAATAAGAAATATGTGGATAATACATTCATTTATAATATTAAAGATAGCTATTTTAATATGAAAGAAAAAATACTTCCTCATATGCATTTGATAGATAATGCTAAAAAAGCTTTTAATGAATGCGGTATAAAAGAAAAAATTGTACCTATTAGAGGAGGTACTGATGGTGCTAGATTATCTTTTAGAGGATTGCCTTGTCCGAATCTATCAGCCGGAGGAGAAAATTTTCATAGCAGATTTGAATACATTCCTGTTCAGTCTTTAGAAAAAATGACAGAGGTTATATTAAAAATAGTAAGCATATATTCTAATTAA
- a CDS encoding tetratricopeptide repeat protein produces MNMDDKKNIERLFDLGNDAFISKDYEKAIKYLDEVIDIYNRDIIAYSDSEFIIYSDSYDNEDEEEGKNINDEDINNTHNILVDTYYNRGLSYFNLKNYEEAIKDFDKVIELSPEKSNAYYNRGHSKSYLGKYEEGIKDFKKVLEFNEDDAEAIYYIGLGYFYLGRYQEAIKNFDIALLLDDEIDDAYYYRGHSKRYLNMYEEALSDFNKIVELRDYDSDSYYSKALTEFFLGLYEDAIKDFDKAIELDGNYSNAYYFRGLTKNSLELYKDAMDDYKKALEYADEDNIISIYNDMGLLEYKLGNYKESINYYTKIIEINDDIYYSYYNRALAEESLQLYEDALKDYNKAIELNPEDTYSYNNRGLIKNEMQMYDEALEDYNKAIELEQNDAYLYNNRALLKGRMHLYKEAIEDFDRAISLYDRDCEFYYYRGLTNSYLNELDEALQYINKAIELDPNYINAYNERGLIHYRNSNYDLAIKDFKKVIEMDNESVYANYHLALSYDALEEYETALKYYARVIELDPNTPDSYYNRALAEIEMELYNEAIEDFYKVIDIDNTIIDAYFNIGICYDSLKEHQKAIDCYTKVIEADKSSIDAYYNRGLSKVELKLYNEAFEDYIRALEIDPKYANAYNGIGFSKTKYSNNEFKNGSTQRAIDLLNDALLYYEKGLALKINDNLNNASIYDSMGYTTTKLANIYLSMKDNDNAYKYYNNALLCFRYALKLNSKHALAHNSIAYIYIQLDKMNNKKNIFNEEAYKYFSDAYSFAKKDDKKLIEKCIISLAKDNIKTAVDFCANNNIEF; encoded by the coding sequence ATGAATATGGATGATAAAAAGAATATAGAAAGACTATTTGATTTGGGAAATGATGCCTTTATCAGTAAAGATTATGAAAAAGCAATAAAGTATTTAGATGAGGTGATAGATATATATAATAGAGATATTATCGCATATTCAGACAGCGAATTTATAATATATAGTGATTCTTATGATAATGAAGATGAGGAAGAAGGAAAAAATATAAATGATGAAGATATAAATAATACTCATAATATTTTAGTAGATACTTACTATAATAGAGGGCTATCATATTTCAATTTAAAAAACTATGAGGAAGCTATTAAAGATTTTGATAAGGTAATAGAATTATCACCGGAAAAATCAAATGCATACTACAATAGAGGACATTCTAAATCATATTTAGGAAAATATGAAGAAGGTATTAAAGATTTTAAGAAGGTATTAGAGTTTAATGAAGATGATGCTGAAGCTATATACTATATAGGATTAGGATATTTTTATTTGGGAAGATATCAGGAAGCCATAAAAAACTTTGATATAGCTTTATTATTAGATGATGAAATCGATGATGCATACTATTACAGAGGACATTCCAAAAGATATCTTAATATGTATGAAGAAGCATTATCCGATTTTAATAAAATTGTAGAATTAAGAGATTATGACAGTGATTCATATTATTCCAAAGCTTTAACAGAATTTTTCTTAGGATTATATGAAGATGCCATTAAAGATTTTGATAAAGCTATTGAATTAGACGGTAATTATTCTAATGCCTATTATTTCAGAGGGCTTACTAAAAATAGTTTAGAATTATATAAAGATGCTATGGACGATTATAAAAAAGCATTAGAATATGCAGACGAGGATAATATTATCAGCATATATAATGATATGGGACTTCTAGAATACAAGTTAGGAAATTATAAAGAATCTATTAATTATTATACAAAAATAATAGAAATAAATGATGATATATATTATTCATACTATAACAGAGCATTAGCTGAAGAATCTTTACAGCTATATGAAGATGCTTTAAAAGATTATAATAAGGCTATAGAATTAAATCCTGAAGATACTTATTCATACAACAATAGAGGACTTATAAAAAATGAAATGCAGATGTATGATGAGGCATTAGAGGATTATAATAAAGCAATAGAATTAGAACAAAATGATGCATATTTATATAATAATAGAGCGTTACTAAAAGGCAGGATGCATTTATATAAAGAAGCTATAGAAGATTTTGATAGGGCTATTTCATTGTATGATAGAGACTGTGAATTTTATTATTATAGAGGGCTTACTAATTCATATTTAAATGAGCTAGATGAAGCTTTACAATATATAAATAAAGCCATAGAACTAGATCCTAACTATATTAATGCATACAATGAAAGAGGTCTTATACATTATAGAAATAGTAATTACGACTTAGCTATTAAAGATTTCAAGAAAGTAATAGAGATGGATAATGAAAGCGTATATGCTAATTATCATTTAGCTTTATCTTATGATGCTTTAGAAGAATATGAAACTGCTTTAAAATATTATGCAAGAGTTATTGAACTTGATCCAAATACTCCTGATTCATATTATAACAGGGCTTTAGCAGAAATTGAAATGGAATTATACAATGAAGCTATAGAAGATTTTTATAAAGTAATTGATATTGATAATACTATAATAGATGCTTATTTTAATATAGGAATATGTTATGATTCTTTGAAAGAGCATCAAAAAGCTATAGACTGCTACACTAAAGTTATTGAAGCTGATAAATCTTCTATTGATGCTTATTATAACAGAGGATTAAGCAAAGTAGAATTAAAACTTTATAATGAGGCTTTTGAAGATTATATAAGGGCTTTAGAAATTGATCCTAAATATGCTAATGCTTATAATGGCATAGGTTTTTCAAAGACAAAATATTCTAACAATGAATTTAAAAACGGCAGTACTCAAAGAGCTATAGATTTACTCAATGATGCTTTATTATATTATGAAAAAGGATTAGCTTTAAAGATAAATGATAATTTAAATAATGCTTCAATTTATGATAGTATGGGATATACCACTACAAAATTAGCTAATATTTATTTATCAATGAAAGATAATGACAATGCTTACAAATACTATAATAATGCTTTATTATGTTTTAGATATGCTTTAAAACTAAATAGTAAACATGCTCTGGCTCATAACAGCATAGCGTACATTTATATACAATTAGACAAAATGAACAATAAGAAAAATATTTTTAATGAAGAGGCTTACAAATATTTTTCTGATGCATACAGCTTTGCTAAAAAAGATGATAAAAAATTAATAGAGAAATGTATCATCTCATTAGCCAAAGACAATATAAAAACTGCTGTAGATTTTTGTGCTAATAACAATATAGAGTTTTAA
- a CDS encoding thiamine pyrophosphate-dependent enzyme: MANKYNLAEQENILESGNELAAIAAAQINYHVMGYYPITPSTQIAEYLDEMKANGRHTVCMIPGDGEHGAAGICYGATTAGGRVFNATSANGLLFAMEQLPVQAGTRFPMVLNVVNRTVSGPLDIKCDQSDIMMALNTGWIIIMAHTTQMVYDFNIFALKIAERAKLPIIVSSDGFFTSHQKKKIHLFKNDKDVQDFLGTYTPEVTSVEPGKNPVTIGPYMNEDELTGSKLQLSQALEDSRAIILDVFEEFASLSGRKYSPIETYNMEGAEVALMLCGSAYETGTLAVDEMKKANPNLKIGAFAITQIRPFPEKELQKLLANVKVVVVGDRQDSYSGMGGNMSTEIRAALKNDVNNKSSIVSRVYGLGGTEFTLEKAKELFELGLKELANPGSVEKHSYLEQYMGHAGVEMKPIHEPLTLESQKSGITVTMNEQTHKLEVKVPPLRELTGKAYRYAQGHGACNGCGIFSGINTFMKGIEGEVVLLVHTGCSMVVTTGYPYSSYRTTYVHNLFQNGAATLSGVVEMYHERKRRGEIQGPEDPTFIMVTGDGGHDIGMGPSIGAAIRNHKMIILEYDNEGYMNTGNQLSFSTPIGHRTSTSNVGKAEVGKQFNHKDVAQIFAGCHIPYVATGCESYPLDLIKKAAKAQWYANHHGTAFVKLLIACPLNWKSPDDMGKDVIKAAVDCCFFPLYEVEHGITTITTMVADDKKIPVTEWLKMMGKTKHLLKHQDLLDSFQKEVDRRWTRIKAMHESPVL, encoded by the coding sequence ATGGCTAACAAATATAATCTTGCTGAACAAGAAAACATACTTGAAAGTGGTAATGAATTAGCAGCCATTGCAGCCGCTCAAATCAATTATCACGTTATGGGTTATTACCCAATCACTCCATCTACTCAAATTGCTGAGTACTTGGATGAAATGAAAGCTAATGGAAGACACACTGTTTGCATGATCCCTGGTGACGGTGAACATGGTGCTGCTGGTATCTGTTATGGTGCTACTACTGCTGGCGGTAGAGTATTCAATGCTACTTCTGCTAACGGTCTTCTTTTTGCTATGGAACAATTACCTGTTCAAGCAGGTACTAGATTCCCTATGGTATTAAACGTTGTAAACAGAACTGTTTCTGGTCCATTAGATATTAAATGTGACCAATCTGATATTATGATGGCTCTTAACACTGGTTGGATCATCATTATGGCTCACACTACTCAGATGGTTTATGACTTCAATATCTTTGCTTTAAAAATCGCTGAAAGAGCTAAACTTCCTATCATAGTTTCTTCTGACGGATTCTTTACTTCTCACCAGAAGAAAAAAATACACTTATTCAAAAATGATAAGGATGTACAAGACTTCTTAGGTACTTATACTCCTGAAGTTACTTCAGTTGAACCAGGAAAAAATCCTGTTACAATTGGACCTTACATGAACGAAGATGAGTTAACTGGAAGTAAATTACAGCTTTCTCAAGCTTTAGAAGATTCTAGAGCTATTATCTTAGATGTATTTGAAGAGTTTGCTTCTCTTTCTGGAAGAAAATACTCTCCTATAGAAACTTACAACATGGAAGGTGCTGAAGTTGCTTTAATGCTTTGCGGTTCTGCTTATGAAACTGGCACTTTAGCTGTTGACGAAATGAAAAAAGCTAATCCTAACCTTAAAATAGGTGCATTTGCTATCACTCAAATTCGTCCTTTCCCTGAAAAAGAATTACAAAAATTATTAGCTAATGTTAAAGTTGTAGTAGTAGGTGACAGACAAGATTCATACTCTGGTATGGGCGGTAATATGTCTACTGAAATCAGAGCTGCTTTGAAAAACGATGTAAACAATAAATCTTCTATTGTGAGCAGAGTTTATGGTCTTGGCGGTACTGAATTTACTCTTGAAAAAGCTAAAGAATTATTTGAATTAGGTTTAAAAGAATTAGCTAACCCTGGTTCTGTTGAAAAACATTCTTACTTAGAACAATATATGGGTCATGCTGGTGTTGAAATGAAACCTATACATGAACCTCTTACTTTAGAGAGCCAAAAATCTGGTATTACTGTTACTATGAACGAACAAACTCATAAACTTGAAGTTAAAGTTCCACCTCTTAGAGAATTAACTGGTAAAGCTTATCGTTATGCTCAAGGTCATGGTGCTTGTAACGGTTGCGGTATCTTCTCTGGTATCAATACTTTCATGAAAGGTATCGAAGGTGAGGTTGTTCTTTTAGTACATACTGGTTGTTCTATGGTTGTTACTACTGGTTATCCTTACAGCTCTTATAGAACTACTTATGTTCACAACTTATTCCAAAACGGTGCTGCTACTCTTTCTGGTGTTGTTGAAATGTATCATGAAAGAAAAAGAAGAGGAGAAATTCAAGGACCTGAAGATCCTACTTTCATAATGGTTACTGGTGACGGTGGTCATGACATAGGTATGGGACCTTCTATCGGTGCTGCTATTAGAAATCACAAAATGATTATATTAGAATATGATAATGAAGGATACATGAACACTGGTAACCAATTATCATTCTCTACTCCTATAGGACATAGAACTTCTACTTCTAACGTTGGTAAAGCTGAAGTTGGTAAACAGTTTAACCACAAAGATGTTGCTCAAATCTTCGCTGGTTGTCATATACCTTATGTTGCTACTGGATGTGAATCTTATCCTTTAGATTTGATCAAGAAAGCTGCTAAAGCTCAGTGGTATGCTAATCATCATGGTACTGCTTTTGTTAAACTTCTTATCGCTTGTCCATTGAACTGGAAATCTCCTGATGATATGGGTAAAGATGTTATTAAAGCTGCTGTTGATTGCTGCTTCTTCCCATTATATGAAGTTGAACATGGTATCACTACTATTACTACTATGGTAGCTGATGATAAGAAAATACCTGTTACTGAATGGTTGAAAATGATGGGTAAAACTAAACACCTTCTTAAACATCAAGACTTACTTGACTCTTTCCAAAAAGAAGTTGACAGAAGATGGACTAGAATCAAAGCTATGCATGAAAGTCCTGTTCTATAA
- a CDS encoding L-cystine transporter, translated as MGLYIVINVIILLALIGLLYFMQKKHMNFTIRVLSALVLGLALGFVLRTVYASNMEIVNQSIVWYNVVGNGYVRLLQMLVMPLIFVSITMALINIKGNSNNLGKMTMIIIAVLMITTAISALVGFLAAKGFGLDASKLQSLVGDISKGASNYEGRLEEFSSRPVPQQLLDIIPTNPFAALAGMGGSPTLSVVFFAALVGSSALGLRKKKPEVFEFFQKIMQSLHDVVMKIVAFVMRLTPFGVLALMAKFMATSDLNAFAQLGQFLLASYISIIIMLIVHSIILMIFGYNPIKYYTKAFTVLTFAFSSRTSAGTLPLTVSALKDKMGISEGVSNLSASLAVTIGQNGCAGIYPAMVVAMIAPTLGINPLEPAFLIKAVIIIAIGSFGIAGVGGGATNAALITLSALGFPVGLVAILLGIEPLIDMGRTMLNVNDGMVTAAVTGKICKEVDMDKFNSSDNTGSNEAEAM; from the coding sequence ATGGGACTTTATATTGTAATTAATGTTATAATATTGTTGGCTCTAATTGGACTGCTATATTTTATGCAAAAGAAGCATATGAATTTCACAATTAGAGTATTGTCAGCTTTAGTTTTAGGCTTGGCTTTGGGATTTGTACTTAGAACTGTTTATGCATCAAATATGGAAATAGTAAATCAAAGTATTGTTTGGTATAATGTAGTAGGTAACGGTTATGTAAGACTTCTACAAATGTTAGTCATGCCTTTGATTTTTGTTTCTATTACTATGGCACTTATTAATATAAAAGGCAATAGTAACAATCTAGGTAAAATGACTATGATAATCATCGCTGTACTAATGATAACAACAGCAATATCTGCTTTAGTAGGATTTTTAGCAGCTAAAGGTTTTGGTTTAGATGCTTCAAAACTTCAGTCATTGGTAGGAGATATATCAAAAGGGGCTTCAAATTATGAGGGAAGATTGGAAGAGTTTTCATCAAGACCTGTCCCTCAGCAATTATTAGATATTATACCTACAAATCCATTTGCAGCATTAGCCGGTATGGGAGGATCGCCTACACTTTCAGTTGTATTTTTTGCAGCTTTAGTGGGTTCTTCTGCTTTGGGACTTAGAAAGAAAAAGCCTGAAGTATTTGAATTCTTTCAAAAGATTATGCAGTCTTTACATGATGTTGTTATGAAGATAGTAGCTTTCGTTATGAGATTAACTCCATTCGGTGTATTAGCTCTTATGGCTAAATTCATGGCTACTAGCGATTTGAATGCATTCGCTCAATTAGGTCAATTCCTTTTAGCTTCTTATATATCCATAATAATTATGCTTATAGTTCATAGTATAATACTTATGATATTTGGATATAATCCTATCAAATATTACACTAAAGCATTTACAGTTTTAACATTTGCTTTCTCATCAAGAACAAGTGCAGGTACTTTGCCTTTAACTGTTTCAGCTTTAAAAGATAAAATGGGGATATCTGAAGGAGTTTCAAATTTATCAGCTTCTCTTGCCGTAACTATAGGGCAGAATGGATGTGCTGGTATTTATCCTGCTATGGTAGTTGCTATGATTGCACCTACTTTAGGAATTAATCCTCTTGAACCTGCATTCTTAATAAAAGCTGTTATAATAATTGCTATTGGAAGTTTTGGTATTGCCGGAGTTGGAGGAGGTGCTACAAATGCTGCTTTGATTACACTTTCAGCTTTAGGTTTTCCTGTGGGATTGGTAGCTATACTTTTAGGAATAGAGCCTCTTATTGATATGGGAAGAACTATGCTTAATGTTAATGATGGTATGGTTACTGCTGCTGTTACAGGAAAAATCTGCAAGGAAGTGGATATGGACAAATTCAATTCTAGTGATAATACCGGTTCTAATGAAGCGGAAGCTATGTAA
- a CDS encoding methyl-accepting chemotaxis protein: protein MKKRFNSLSIQIPIVVNIFIAVLLIVSISTLVHMSKTAIDKASYDGFATTIKGYSTFFDSLVENQLILADTYSSFTFVINYMRNRNAEAENNMLTVLKIMGAKNPYVKSLSLIEANGTILNNSEGNNADVGKKVSDLYPDLWRRYDAVKKPTLSDSIYKDNNGKWITAIIAPVKSRTDNTYLGGIMIILDWQKVIDEISITAGEVLTHWIRLWVFNKDTLLVMHNVPSEVGKLAPVEIKTIVNNTEGKLEFQNDGMTKVCLYNSLKDQPWKVGFSMPLSFIEQQSSRILLIGIIIGIVGIILSSIIGFLYIKNLISPLKVLVEEAEEMSRGQFVLRKFKFKRNEIGDIAYSFKNMRDAMVKIINEVNQTSEKINNAASSLAQGSDDLSARTDAQASSLEETASAIEEMASTIKSSADHSVEGNDMMIASKKAVENGASVITETTRNIEEVYESSEKIKSITKTIEDIAFQTNILALNASVEAARAGDQGRGFAVVASEVRNLAQNSQSSAKDITLLIENIYEKINKSAETARESQAIFNDIQSKIDGTAKIMQEISTTAVEQQTGVDQVNIAVSKIDGITQQNAALVDETTNYARELLEQSENLKSIMTFFKMD from the coding sequence ATGAAAAAGCGCTTTAATAGTCTAAGTATACAAATACCTATTGTAGTTAATATTTTCATAGCAGTTCTTTTGATAGTTTCTATATCCACTTTGGTACATATGTCCAAAACAGCAATAGATAAAGCTTCATATGATGGATTTGCAACTACAATAAAAGGATATTCCACTTTTTTTGATTCTTTAGTAGAAAACCAATTAATTTTAGCAGATACATATTCTTCTTTTACTTTCGTTATAAATTATATGCGAAACAGAAATGCTGAAGCTGAAAACAATATGCTTACCGTATTAAAAATTATGGGAGCAAAAAACCCTTATGTAAAAAGCCTATCTTTGATAGAAGCTAATGGAACTATATTAAATAATTCAGAAGGCAATAATGCTGATGTGGGTAAAAAAGTATCTGATTTATATCCGGACTTATGGAGAAGATACGATGCTGTGAAAAAACCTACTCTATCAGATTCTATATACAAAGATAATAACGGTAAATGGATTACAGCTATAATTGCTCCTGTCAAATCTAGAACTGATAATACTTATCTTGGCGGTATAATGATTATATTAGATTGGCAGAAAGTTATAGACGAAATATCAATAACTGCTGGTGAAGTACTTACACATTGGATAAGATTATGGGTATTTAACAAAGATACTTTACTTGTAATGCATAATGTACCAAGCGAAGTTGGTAAATTAGCTCCTGTAGAAATAAAAACAATAGTTAATAACACTGAAGGAAAATTAGAATTCCAAAATGATGGTATGACTAAAGTATGTTTATATAATTCTCTTAAAGATCAGCCTTGGAAAGTTGGTTTTTCTATGCCTTTAAGCTTCATTGAACAGCAAAGCAGCAGAATATTATTGATAGGAATTATAATAGGAATTGTTGGTATAATATTAAGTTCTATCATAGGATTCTTATATATCAAAAATCTTATCAGTCCTTTGAAAGTACTTGTAGAAGAAGCTGAGGAAATGTCTAGAGGACAATTTGTACTTAGAAAGTTTAAATTCAAAAGAAATGAAATTGGTGATATAGCATATTCATTTAAAAATATGAGAGATGCTATGGTAAAAATTATTAATGAAGTTAATCAGACCTCAGAAAAAATTAATAATGCTGCTTCTAGTTTAGCTCAGGGAAGTGATGATTTATCTGCTAGAACAGATGCTCAGGCTTCTAGTCTTGAAGAAACTGCTTCTGCCATAGAAGAGATGGCTTCTACAATTAAATCATCAGCAGATCATTCTGTAGAGGGAAATGATATGATGATAGCTTCCAAAAAGGCTGTTGAAAATGGAGCAAGTGTTATTACTGAAACCACTAGAAACATAGAAGAAGTTTATGAATCAAGCGAGAAAATTAAAAGCATTACAAAAACAATAGAAGATATAGCATTCCAAACTAATATACTTGCTTTGAATGCTTCTGTTGAGGCAGCAAGAGCCGGAGATCAGGGAAGAGGTTTTGCTGTAGTAGCTTCTGAAGTTAGAAACTTAGCACAAAACTCACAGTCATCAGCTAAAGACATAACTTTACTTATAGAAAACATATACGAAAAGATTAATAAATCTGCTGAAACTGCAAGAGAATCACAGGCTATATTTAATGATATACAATCTAAGATAGACGGCACAGCAAAAATAATGCAGGAGATAAGTACTACAGCAGTAGAACAGCAAACAGGTGTTGATCAAGTAAATATAGCAGTTTCTAAAATAGATGGAATAACTCAGCAAAATGCTGCTTTAGTAGATGAGACTACAAACTATGCTAGAGAATTATTAGAGCAATCTGAAAACTTAAAAAGTATTATGACTTTCTTTAAAATGGATTAA